A window from Bombus pascuorum chromosome 12, iyBomPasc1.1, whole genome shotgun sequence encodes these proteins:
- the LOC132912587 gene encoding proclotting enzyme-like yields MNRRHRASSLTTLLLLVVQTIVTILLISVSIEANDPKSKSIVTESSFEEVQQGEEDENAVIIDAASDADARLETRDGRGILWNGVSNSDSCLTSKGEVGRCTSFKECYPYFKIPDLSALDGWVLGVYDTCSYVRDNRQTNFGICCSNILPVVTPPSDNNEDPTIENAQEESADKKDEDMTVKPRPQTPGSWPPPIPTHPPDHTIPPLPTHPSFELPTFSTIKPVLTSKKPSVATTWPTKKPAWWPPSTSFASTTSEKPLGTISNIDTSQCGAKNGNQDQERIVGGQNAVPGEWPWIAALFNGGRQFCGGSLIDDRHILTAAHCVANMNSWDVARLTVRLGDYNIKTNTEISHIERRVKRVVRHRGFNARTLYNDIALLTLNEPVPFTKEIRPICLPSGPQLYIGCTATVIGWGSLRESGPQPAILQKVSIPIWSNNECKLKYGAAAPGGIVDSFLCAGRAAKDSCSGDSGGPLMVNDGRWTQVGIVSWGIGCGKGQYPGVYTRVTHFLPWIQKNLK; encoded by the exons ATGAACCGACGACATCGAGCGTCGTCGCTAACGACGCTACTGTTGCTCGTCGTACAGACTATTGTTACAATTTTGTTGATCTCTGTTAGCATAGAAGCTAATGATCCAAAGAGTAAATCAATCGTTACTGAGTCGTCGTTCGAAGAAGTCCAACAAGGGGAGGAGGATGAAAACGCGGTGATCATTGACG CTGCCAGTGATGCGGACGCTCGGCTCGAGACGAGAGACGGTCGTGGTATTTTGTGGAATGGAGTTTCCAATAGCGACTCCTGCCTCACGTCGAAAGGCGAAGTTGGTCGTTGTACCAGCTTCAAAGAATGCTATCCATATTTTAAAATCCCTGATCTGAGCGCTCTTGATGGCTGGGTTCTCGGTGTTTACGACACCTGCAGCTATGTACGGGATAATAGACAaacaaattttggaatttgtTGCTCTAATATACTTCCGGTCGTTACACCACCGTCAGATAATAATGAAGATCCCACTATAGAAAATGCTCAG GAAGAGAGTGCCGATAAGAAAGACGAAGATATGACCGTGAAACCAAGACCGCAGACACCAGGTTCCTGGCCACCACCGATTCCCACGCATCCACCTGATCATACTATACCACCGCTACCTACTCATCCATCGTTCGAATTGCCGACATTCTCTACGATAAAACCAGTTCTAACATCGAAAAAACCTAGCGTCGCAACGACCTGGCCGACGAAGAAACCCGCCTGGTGGCCACCAAGTACGTCGTTCGCGTCAACCACCAGCGAGAAACCTCTAGGAACTATTTCGAACATCGATACGTCTCAATGCGGAGCGAAGAACGGTAATCAGGACCAGGAACGGATCGTAGGCGGTCAGAATGCTGTCCCTGGCGAATGGCCTTGGATAGCGGCGCTCTTCAACGGTGGACGACAGTTTTGCGGTGGTTCGCTCATCGATGATAGACACATTCTCACCGCAGCTCATTGCGTTGCCAA CATGAATTCCTGGGACGTTGCGAGATTAACGGTCCGTCTGGGAGACTACAATATCAAAACGAACACGGAGATCTCACACATCGAACGACGAGTTAAACGAGTAGTTAGACACAGAGGTTTCAACGCACGCACTCTGTACAACGATATCGCATTGCTCACCCTTAATGAGCCTGTTCCATTCACGAAAGAAATACGACCCATCTGCCTGCCGAGTGGCCCGCAATTATACATTGGATGCACTGCTACGGTCATTGGCTGGGGCTCTTTGAGAGAAA gtGGACCACAACCAGCAATACTACAAAAGGTGTCAATACCTATCTGGTCGAACAATgaatgcaaattaaaatacgGTGCAGCAGCACCTGGTGGTATCGTAGACAGTTTCTTGTGTGCAGGCCGAGCTGCAAAAGATTCCTGCTCG gGCGACAGCGGTGGTCCTTTAATGGTGAATGATGGCCGCTGGACGCAAGTAGGTATCGTCAGCTGGGGTATTGGATGCGGAAAAGGTCAATATCCTGGCGTTTACACCAGAGTGACGCATTTCCTGCCTTGGATTCAAAAAAATTTGAAGTGA
- the LOC132912586 gene encoding serine/threonine-protein kinase greatwall, protein MEEAAIDSPNLRLNGNEQINETDDENSCANYNDSESEREILSGECTPQQGSASRQINNSIFNTISKIVNPTAKVPEIQDFKIVKPISRGAFGKVFLGYKKSNSEKVYAIKVMKKNEMINKNMASQVIIERNALALTHSPYCVQLFYSLQSVSSIYLVMEYMVGGDLKSLLGVYGYMEESMAAFYTAEVCLALEYLHSHGIVHRDLKPDNMLLSKEGHVKLTDFGLSKISLHRDLEISDLVNCTPSLCARTPGQLLSLTSHLSFGSGQRSTSESNLSDRSTPGVNLLSALQQNCTKTQVSPISVASSVVASGDYSLVSGITPFQSAEDLQLMKHQENVIVENIDYDQESSSGSYHTCEATSVRVNSQVNQNLEDEDESTLEAEQSQQPLSHISPLSTCTFTRGAKRKRAASVTTGLTCELNAIDLDLDKTPKRKNRGCIFSRSPINSTISESIKQTNNSTDIAKVQESGRVAFSTPVSFVKQRCYSEENEDKCEERTARLIKTTRFQLPMAHTSQSAPEIPVGDNLDKHRSPQGISPIKTPASSGNSYTPYRTPKSVRRAGVNRSDDRILGTPDYLAPELLLKQGHGYAVDWWALGVCLFEFCTGVPPFNDETPQAVFSNILARDIPWPEEEEALSTAAVEAIDALLTLDQYERPSAQEVRVMKLFQNFAWDEPLKATPPFIPQPDDNYDTCYFQARNIMQHLNVSNCDT, encoded by the exons atggaagaaGCGGCGATTGATTCGCCAAATTTACGTCTAAATGGTAATGaacaaattaatgaaacaGACGACGAAAATTCTTGTGCAAATTACAATGACTCAGAAAGTGAACGTGAAATACTATCTGGGGAGTGTACGCCGCAACAGGGATCGGCGAGCAGACAAATCAACAATTCTATCTTTAACACCATATCTAAAATTGTTAATCCCACAGCAAag GTACCAGAAATACAGGATTTTAAGATCGTGAAACCAATTAGCCGTGGTGCATTTGGCAAAGTTTTCCTTGGATATAAAAAGTCAAACTCTGAAAAAGTATATGCTATTAAAGtaatgaagaaaaatgaaatgataaataagaatatgGCTTCGCAAGTGATCATTGAAAGGAATGCATTAGCTTTAACACATAGCCCATATTgtgtacaattattttattcattgcAATCCGTTAGTAGCATTTATTTAGTAATGGAATACATGGTGGGTGGGGATCTTAAAAGCTTGCTTGGTGTATATGGTTACATGGAAGAGTCCATGGCAGCTTTCTATACTGCAGAAGTATGTCTTGCTTTGGAATATCTTCATTCCCATGGAATTGTACATAGGGATTTAAAACCAGATAATATGCTCTTGTCGAAAGAAGGACATGTCAAGCTGACAGATTTTGGGCTTagtaaaatatctttacataGAGATCTGGAAATATCGGATTTAGTTAATTGCACACCTAGTCTTTGCGCTAGGACTCCTGGACAGCTTCTTTCATTGACGTCGCATTTATCTTTCGGTTCTGGACAAAGATCTACGAGTGAATCTAATCTTAGCGATAGAAGTACACCTGGTGTTAATTTACTTTCTGCTCTGCAACAAAATTGTACCAAAACCCAAGTATCACCGATTTCAGTCGCTTCTTCCGTTGTCGCGTCAGGAGATTATTCCCTAGTGTCTGGTATTACTCCTTTTCAATCAGCAGAAGATCTTCAGTTAATGAAACATCAGGAAAATGTTATCGTTGAGAATATCGACTATGATCAAGAAAGTAGCTCCGGGAGTTATCATACATGCGAAGCGACTTCGGTTCGAGTGAATAGTCAAGTGAATCAAAATTTAGAAGATGAGGACGAATCCACGCTAGAAGCTGAACAATCTCAGCAACCTCTTTCTCATATTAGTCCATTAAGTACATGTACGTTTACTAGAGGCGCGAAACGAAAAAGAGCTGCAAGTGTAACAACAGGCCTAACATGTGAATTAAATGCAATAGATCTAGATCTCGACAAAACAccaaaacgaaagaatcgtGGTTGCATATTTTCTAGGAGTCCGATCAATTCTACTATCTCCGAATCGATAAAACAAACTAACAATAGTACTGATATTGCTAAAGTACAAGAAAGCGGAAGAGTTGCATTCAGTACACCAGTGTCATTTGTGAAACAGAGATGTTACAGCGAAGAAAATGAGGACAAATGTGAGGAAAGAACAGCACGTTTAATTAAGACAACACGATTTCAACTTCCAATGGCTCATACGTCGCAGTCGGCTCCTGAGATACCTGTAGGCGATAACTTGGACAAACATCGGTCGCCTCAAGGCATATCTCCCATAAAGACACCGGCATCTTCTGGTAATAGTTACACACCTTACAGAACTCCCAAATCGGTAAGAAGAGCCGGTGTTAATCGGTCAGATGATCGCATACTTGGAACTCCTGATTATCTCGCTCCAGAATTACTTTTAAAACAAGGTCATGGATATGCGGTGGACTGGTGGGCTTTAGGTGTATGCCTGTTTGAGTTTTGCACCGGTGTTCCGCCGTTTAACGACGAAACACCGCAAGCTGTGTTTTCCAATATTCTCGCCAGAGACATTCCTTGGCCAGAGGAAGAGGAAGCTTTGTCGACGGCTGCTGTAGAAGCCATAGATGCCCTTCTCACTTTGGATCAATATGAACGTCCTTCTGCGCAAGAAGTGCGAGTTATGAAACTTTTCCAGAATTTTGCCTGGGACGAGCCGCTGAAAGCGACGCCCCCCTTTATACCGCAACCCGATGATAATTACGATACATGCTATTTTCAag cACGGAACATCATGCAACATTTAAACGTGAGCAATTGCGACACATAA
- the LOC132912588 gene encoding serine/threonine-protein kinase VRK1-like has product MSEKVIRRAPKKKGAYKLPDPISVGEILTDMAKKQWILGKSIGIGGFGEIYSAAPYNGKTPKEYTNVIKIEPHGNGPLFVEMHFYMRNAKSDEINSWKQKKKLTTLGMPQYIGSGSHEYKDIKYRFVVMDRYGTDLWKLFEANNRRFPEHTVYKIALQIVNVLEYIHYKTYVHADIKGANLLLDLKSQNRVYLVDFGLASRYTTKNEYKLDPKKAHNGTIEYTSRDAHMGVPTMRGDFEILGYNMIQWLCGSLLWEKDLSDPVTVQKQKERAFDNISEFLNKSFHKSVPNTIYKYMTLLASIKFNETPDYEKFKKILTEGLKQLSHKPDGKLEFNGDVNSQNEVIPKSTPQKMKRTIEKNRKSPRIQSLKNSSPMKNLDDSTVGIVIDKKRAGLKDIKQALDEIDSDEEYDIKIIKKAKRIPSSVSKYNEKSPVKKNPVKKTSVKSKERINRNRIIESDSEPEIISKGTKSRPINVPSVSLKNTRSRRKNVLMDESVSDEDMFST; this is encoded by the exons ATGTCTGAAAAGGTGATAAGAAGAGCACCTAAGAAAAAAGGAGCATATAAATTGCCAGATCCGATATCTGTCGGTGAGATATTAACAGATATGGCAAAAAAGCAATGGATTCTTGGCAAGTCGATCGGTATCGGAGGTTTTGGTGAAATTTATTCTG CTGCACCTTATAATGGGAAAACTCCAAAAGAATATactaatgtaattaaaatt gAACCACATGGAAATGGACCATTGTTTGTagaaatgcatttttatatgagAAATGCTAAATCAGATGAGA TTAATAGTtggaaacagaaaaagaaacttaCAACTCTTGGTATGCCACAATATATTGGTTCTGGAAGTCATGAATATAAAGacataaaatatcgatttgtAGTAATGGATCGGTATGGCACAGATTTATGGAAACTGTTTGAAGCAAATAATAGAAGATTTCCAGAACACACAGTATACAAAATAGCTTTGCAAATA gtaaatgtattagaatatattcattataaaaCATATGTACATGCAGATATAAAAGGAGCAAATTTACTATTAGACTTAAAATCTCAAAATCGAGTTTATCTAGTAGATTTTGGATTGGCTTCTCGTTATACtacaaaaaatgaatataaactAGATCCAAAAAAAGCACATAATGGAACCATTGAATACACCAGTAGAGATGCTCATATGGGAG tACCGACAATGCGCGGTGATTTCGAAATTTTGGGTTACAATATGATTCAGTGGTTATGCGGTTCACTTTTATGGGAGAAGGATTTATCAGACCCAGTTACAGtacaaaaacagaaagaaagagcttttgataatatttcagaatttttaaataaatctttccATAAATCAGTTccaaatactatatataagtACATGACTTTATTAGCAAGTATTAAGTTCAATGAAACACCAGATTatgaaaagtttaaaaaaatactgaCCGAAGGATTAAAACAATTATCACATAAACCAGATGGAAAACTGGAATTTAACGGTGATGTTAATTCTCAGAATGAAGTAATTCCAAAATCTACTCcacaaaaaatgaaaagaactatcgagaaaaatagaaaaagtcCTCGTATACAATCACTAAAAAATTCAAGTCCTATGAAAAATCTTGATGATAGTACTGTAGGAATTGTAATAGACAAAAAACGTGCTGGTTTAAAGGATATTAAACAAGCATTGGATGAGATTGATTCTGATGAagaatatgatataaaaataattaaaaaagcaaaaaggATCCCCAGTTCTGtaagtaaatataatgaaaagaGCCCAGTTAAAAAAAATCCAGTCAAAAAGACTTCAGTTAAAAGCAAGGaaagaattaatagaaatcgCATCATAGAATCAGATTCTGAACCAGAG aTTATATCAAAAGGTACTAAATCACGGCCCATCAATGTTCCAAGCGTATCACTTAAAAATACAAGAAGTCGACGAAAAAATGTACTAATGGATGAAAGTGTTTCTGATGAAGATATGTTTAgtacataa